A region of the Nitrospira sp. genome:
CATCGCTCTGCTGATCGGGGTCTATGCATGCGGCGGAATGGGGGCCGGAGACGTGAAACTTCTTGGCGCGGTCGGAAGCTGCTTAGGACCGTTCGGCGTGATGCAGGCCGCCGTGGCCATCGCCCTGTTCGGCGGGCTCTATGCACTGGGCGTCAGTTGCCGGCACCGGGGATGGCGGACGATGCTGCGGTCCGTCTATGCAGGGTGTCTGACGATCGCGCTCACCGGTTGTCCGGCGCCCTCTGCAACGTCGACCGCTCCAGAACCGTTGCTCCGGTACGGTATCGTGATCGCGCTCGGGACGGCACTGACACTGTGGTGGCGAGGAGATCTGTCGTTGATCTCTTGACGGATCGCATGAATAGCCGGGAGACGGTGGCACCCTGTCACCTTCCCGGTCGGGCGAAAGCCGGATGAACATCGCAGCGGCAATCTGGGAGAGCGCATGTTCCGGGATTCAGCAGGCGGCAACGTTGTATCGCGAGGAGCATATATATGGCGCTGACATCTCGGCAACGGGCACTCCTTGTGATCGGGCTGGGGGGAACGATCGGAGCGGTGAGCAGCCTGCTGGCGTATGGGTATGTCCAGCAATTGCTGGACGAGACGCGCACGGAGCTCAGTGCGACCAATCGGAACACGTCTGTCGCCGTTGCGACCCACGCACTTCCCTGGGGAGCCGT
Encoded here:
- a CDS encoding prepilin peptidase, whose translation is MMLFVLVVVVLGALSDAARGLIPNWLTMTGVSGGIILQTAHNGLSGLAASLAGCCVGIALLIGVYACGGMGAGDVKLLGAVGSCLGPFGVMQAAVAIALFGGLYALGVSCRHRGWRTMLRSVYAGCLTIALTGCPAPSATSTAPEPLLRYGIVIALGTALTLWWRGDLSLIS